One window of Corvus moneduloides isolate bCorMon1 chromosome 13, bCorMon1.pri, whole genome shotgun sequence genomic DNA carries:
- the LOXL1 gene encoding lysyl oxidase homolog 1 isoform X1: MAPGLAPAASPALWRRWALWAGLVALAAAQEPWRQLIQWENNGRLYSLLNSGAEFLPARRERPAGNRLWLAGTGGTAGTAGTAGTAGSVRRQAPASGTVRGQARHPFGFGQVPPNWRDGPLGDSAGLAAGAQRRPPARGRQATGTAPGVASVASVSSFAFAAAGQPPFVAAGVAGQSPFVPSGVAPQSPFVPSGVAPQSPFVPSGVAPHGERPEGVPASRSAVGTGMGTGMGTGIGTGIGTGMGTGMGPGTGVAFPLHPEELGEEQIPYGAAFPLDRRYSHSLYHDAEPQAGMASMENLQLPLGFGEQLPPQEPQPPFRESFGIAHPEPFIPGRSLEIPQAVPDSQARLSVGSVYRPSFGARGLPDLIPDPNYVQASTYVQRAHLYSLRCAAEEKCLASTAYAAEATDYDVRVLLRFPQRVKNQGTADFLPSQPRHSWQWHSCHQHYHSMAEFSHYDLLEATSGRRVAEGHKASFCLEDTTCDFGHLKRYACTAHTQGLSPGCYDTYNADIDCQWIDITDVPPGNYVLKVQVNPKYLVLESDFTNNVVRCHIHYTGRFVSASNCRVAQS, translated from the exons ATGGCCCCGGGGCTGGCACCGGCCGCGTCCCCGGCGCTGTGGCGGCGCTGGGCGCTCTGGGCCGGCCTGGTGGCGCTGGCGGCGGCGCAGGAGCCGTGGCGGCAGCTGATCCAGTGGGAGAACAACGGGCGGCTCTACAGCCTCCTCAACAGCGGCGCCGAGTTCCTGCCCGCCCGCCGCGAGCGGCCCGCGGGGAACCGCCTGTGGCTGGCGGGCACCGGGGGCAccgcggggacagcggggacagcgggcaCAGCGGGCAGCGTCCGCCGCCAGGCCCCCGCCTCGGGCACAGTGCGGGGACAAGCGCGACATCCCTTCGGCTTCGGCCAAGTGCCGCCCAACTGGAGGGACGGCCCGCTGGGCGACAGCGCGGGGCTGGCAGCGGGGGCACAGCGGCGACCACCGGCGCGGGGCCGCCAAGCCACCGGCACAGCCCCCGGCGTGGCCTCGGTGGCCTCGGTGTCCTCGTTCGCCTTCGCCGCGGCGGGACAGCCGCCGTTTGTCGCCGCGGGGGTGGCGGGACAGTCGCCGTTTGTGCCCTCCGGGGTGGCCCCGCAGTCGCCGTTTGTGCCCTCCGGGGTGGCCCCGCAGTCGCCGTTCGTCCCCTCGGGGGTGGCACCTCACGGGGAGCGCCCCGAGGGTGTCCCCGCGTCGCGGAGCGCGGTGGGGACCGGGATGGGGACCGGGATGGGGACCGGGATAGGGACCGGGATAGGGACCGGGATGGGGACCGGGATGGGGCCAGGGACGGGGGTGGCGTTCCCGCTGCATCCCGAGGAGTTGGGCGAGGAGCAGATTCCCTACGGAGCCGCGTTCCCGCTGGATCGCCGGTATTCCCACAGTTTGTACCACGATGCCGAGCCGCAGGCCGGGATGGCCTCCATGGAAAACCTGCAGCTGccgctgggatttggggagcagctcccaccccaAGAGCCGCAGCCGCCCTTCCGGGAATCCTTTGGGATTGCCCATCCCGAGCCTTTCATTCCCGGCCGGAGCCTGGAAATCCCACAGGCCGTGCCCGACAGCCAAGCCCGGCTCAGCGTGGGCAGCGTCTACAGGCCCAGCTTTGGGGCGCGGg gtCTCCCGGATCTGATCCCGGACCCCAACTACGTGCAGGCCTCCACGTACGTGCAGAGGGCTCACCTGTACTCGCTGCGCTGCGCTGCTGAGGAGAAGTGCCTGGCGAG cacGGCGTACGCGGCCGAGGCCACCGACTACGACGTGCGGGTGCTGCTGCGCTTCCCGCAGCGCGTCAAGAACCAGGGCACGGCCGACTTCCTGCCCAGCCAGCCCCGCCACagctggcagtggcacagctgccacca GCACTACCACAGCATGGCGGAGTTCAGCCACTACGACCTGCTGGAGGCCACCTCGGGCCGCCGGGTGGCCGAGGGCCACAAGGCGAGCTTCTGCCTCGAGGACACCACCTGCGACTTCGGCCACCTCAAGCGCTACGCCTGCACCGCCCACACCCAG gggctcagcccgggTTGTTACGACACCTACAACGCCGACATCGACTGCCAGTGGATCGACATCACCGACGTTCCCCCCGGCAATTACGTCCTCAAG GTCCAGGTGAATCCCAAATATTTGGTGCTGGAGTCGGATTTCACCAACAACGTCGTTCGCTGCCACATCCACTACACCGGGCGCTTCGTCTCCGCCTCCAACTGCCGCGTGGCCCA
- the LOXL1 gene encoding lysyl oxidase homolog 1 isoform X2 yields MAPGLAPAASPALWRRWALWAGLVALAAAQEPWRQLIQWENNGRLYSLLNSGAEFLPARRERPAGNRLWLAGTGGTAGTAGTAGTAGSVRRQAPASGTVRGQARHPFGFGQVPPNWRDGPLGDSAGLAAGAQRRPPARGRQATGTAPGVASVASVSSFAFAAAGQPPFVAAGVAGQSPFVPSGVAPQSPFVPSGVAPHGERPEGVPASRSAVGTGMGTGMGTGIGTGIGTGMGTGMGPGTGVAFPLHPEELGEEQIPYGAAFPLDRRYSHSLYHDAEPQAGMASMENLQLPLGFGEQLPPQEPQPPFRESFGIAHPEPFIPGRSLEIPQAVPDSQARLSVGSVYRPSFGARGLPDLIPDPNYVQASTYVQRAHLYSLRCAAEEKCLASTAYAAEATDYDVRVLLRFPQRVKNQGTADFLPSQPRHSWQWHSCHQHYHSMAEFSHYDLLEATSGRRVAEGHKASFCLEDTTCDFGHLKRYACTAHTQGLSPGCYDTYNADIDCQWIDITDVPPGNYVLKVQVNPKYLVLESDFTNNVVRCHIHYTGRFVSASNCRVAQS; encoded by the exons ATGGCCCCGGGGCTGGCACCGGCCGCGTCCCCGGCGCTGTGGCGGCGCTGGGCGCTCTGGGCCGGCCTGGTGGCGCTGGCGGCGGCGCAGGAGCCGTGGCGGCAGCTGATCCAGTGGGAGAACAACGGGCGGCTCTACAGCCTCCTCAACAGCGGCGCCGAGTTCCTGCCCGCCCGCCGCGAGCGGCCCGCGGGGAACCGCCTGTGGCTGGCGGGCACCGGGGGCAccgcggggacagcggggacagcgggcaCAGCGGGCAGCGTCCGCCGCCAGGCCCCCGCCTCGGGCACAGTGCGGGGACAAGCGCGACATCCCTTCGGCTTCGGCCAAGTGCCGCCCAACTGGAGGGACGGCCCGCTGGGCGACAGCGCGGGGCTGGCAGCGGGGGCACAGCGGCGACCACCGGCGCGGGGCCGCCAAGCCACCGGCACAGCCCCCGGCGTGGCCTCGGTGGCCTCGGTGTCCTCGTTCGCCTTCGCCGCGGCGGGACAGCCGCCGTTTGTCGCCGCGGGGGTGGCGGGACAGTCGCCGTTTGTGCCCTCCGGGGTGGCCCCGCAGTCGCCGTTTGTG CCCTCGGGGGTGGCACCTCACGGGGAGCGCCCCGAGGGTGTCCCCGCGTCGCGGAGCGCGGTGGGGACCGGGATGGGGACCGGGATGGGGACCGGGATAGGGACCGGGATAGGGACCGGGATGGGGACCGGGATGGGGCCAGGGACGGGGGTGGCGTTCCCGCTGCATCCCGAGGAGTTGGGCGAGGAGCAGATTCCCTACGGAGCCGCGTTCCCGCTGGATCGCCGGTATTCCCACAGTTTGTACCACGATGCCGAGCCGCAGGCCGGGATGGCCTCCATGGAAAACCTGCAGCTGccgctgggatttggggagcagctcccaccccaAGAGCCGCAGCCGCCCTTCCGGGAATCCTTTGGGATTGCCCATCCCGAGCCTTTCATTCCCGGCCGGAGCCTGGAAATCCCACAGGCCGTGCCCGACAGCCAAGCCCGGCTCAGCGTGGGCAGCGTCTACAGGCCCAGCTTTGGGGCGCGGg gtCTCCCGGATCTGATCCCGGACCCCAACTACGTGCAGGCCTCCACGTACGTGCAGAGGGCTCACCTGTACTCGCTGCGCTGCGCTGCTGAGGAGAAGTGCCTGGCGAG cacGGCGTACGCGGCCGAGGCCACCGACTACGACGTGCGGGTGCTGCTGCGCTTCCCGCAGCGCGTCAAGAACCAGGGCACGGCCGACTTCCTGCCCAGCCAGCCCCGCCACagctggcagtggcacagctgccacca GCACTACCACAGCATGGCGGAGTTCAGCCACTACGACCTGCTGGAGGCCACCTCGGGCCGCCGGGTGGCCGAGGGCCACAAGGCGAGCTTCTGCCTCGAGGACACCACCTGCGACTTCGGCCACCTCAAGCGCTACGCCTGCACCGCCCACACCCAG gggctcagcccgggTTGTTACGACACCTACAACGCCGACATCGACTGCCAGTGGATCGACATCACCGACGTTCCCCCCGGCAATTACGTCCTCAAG GTCCAGGTGAATCCCAAATATTTGGTGCTGGAGTCGGATTTCACCAACAACGTCGTTCGCTGCCACATCCACTACACCGGGCGCTTCGTCTCCGCCTCCAACTGCCGCGTGGCCCA